The following proteins are co-located in the Plasmodium brasilianum strain Bolivian I chromosome 11, whole genome shotgun sequence genome:
- a CDS encoding hypothetical protein (conserved Plasmodium protein), which produces MFIDQGVSESVTDVHEEILHDVCFDAGYISSNENEKENKENVYEDRKNRMKHDIDVETNVSYKNYKLSNVLYEHLNKKTRFKKVHEDGTHTGNSGINDGNGSNGNTGINGSNRSNGNTRSYDNNGNKGICYCENSGGDYYTIQKDQHVNNDWKAFNEGGETYVPHMVKNKIGTRNNTNAGSRSLYNCTYENRVNYNYDMAMVQGMSTTKNHVKSDMTRGSRYHQVNERNNINNETNIENYNCNNTNKITCMMPYNMGSSVHRDDNSHACYKKMQPLKALHINTSHRSNEEYINTGNKKVYPLMGYKNRNVLRRCVLNKDSYNTLRHSNDSQVNVIVNDNVNRNVNDSINVDINVNDSVSEGTHLKMETQNFDMKQRVNVYSDSVCKADDVGSEQNALLSSSVELVKYNSNIMRNNKQNKEINTCVLKYIPPLKSKVKSHLLNNSEGNSSYNEYHRNNDADHNFMIKDNIYRGTHMNYLTNIGSIDKTNFENTNKRKNYKKVIHNHLCNQNENVSSSLKTNVTNNSPNNYNADCSIDYNNDYSTHGKLSYGTRNVNHQHQNHHNNHKRGVSIMIQRGKDSKYSIGRNNNRGENGSTTTIMSRSYNVHSSRAMGVISDHDKEDANLTPNISFNICNPLEGVNTQIDKPNQTVSNVEIQEKNYNRRTFVTNARMYEVSTRNYLRQYAKDITNFSRQMSTSPSNLNTYINIKKKEHKKVRSDSMTCSSSNANPKFYPLNEVFSSNNVKGTNRKKKNNKNFSLNLCSACLNIDDEIYIKQIKEIINREIIISKEDSHIIPKLKECILHNSYLFSNIKNVDSFRKGGLTWMVYYNYKDMNSAGIIKTAKQLNINYDKLDKEKLYTYNNNINNENEFSYVDLIRQNIFFNDKYIIEPCIENTWLKKVLLIIKKESLNIEEFLFKLKYYFYKSVVFLYKEGIKSYLGDVANQMKIYINYNFWSASEIAYILCQLTNLCNMQIELRVKGEIGCVIYLNEQPKDFQGFVDSHNLNDTFSKKDWILLHKFAIRMMQYKDNEVEAVEETITDEAVIELQGNKTDEAVKTGQTSQTAADNSQHSKNYEQVSFTCTAQEESISELPKKGQKHHLGKSVQENYLSNDNYEMCMLTYQSCCSFPNQVNEMQQVKSKVIPKDSDHLENVSSKIVEFNMNLSSSNLHESSVSCSMSTSNAAIVTPNHNIASAGSNNGGNYSECIFCSPSNKKLKSYMFNGGRYAFAAKLKEEIKHFKSKRLGDLIHLVQLAIHKGIFVYSQRILLPVSACEKSADDLYPKVKNFNYEICETLGEVMQIISLLVDHKPNGLVLAQLKQQFILQFKKELNSLHFGFKKLQNLLLSEPFSEQYKLYIPNCNLHRTHIQHKKYKTPENCKIFQKENVNLMHHLELVDNHELFGCSLSDSSDGGEVDGEADNKADVLQCETAENANKGKKNEEQVQQHVLPFPVNSVRSSYYNIHKSNPVEENNNNMFPNIDVALDGRLTCLRKSCDYNYENIFNSAKNEQSDTSIFGTSGLSKADHMKGEEHEQASTQTEVIAKEDPYGQDSIIRKKSKFEHVFRECMQMDGILHNGAPIVVDVADASSQSRPNDGACAEANLTNSIRTSYSNVNALGGQEGSSQISRESNYNCGEDKSSRNMSKMEACKKLDAGKKISRKIEISYKNINRLPLFIQETVKTIFESNKEYVFDFNEAQDFVNVSDVEKNKQLNCNNDVYLTVLSKRVETELEKEPLDVDIAQECYQVDSEIDMESSPSKSDNLKKCLKKSRISLINSLYHIDFDTRNTNTEQFHEIKKFFKNHDEAKDEAKNEAVSDDTHYNIWNFHFKKYALPRYRKDEKSTYTSLNHAAVSPLLNIYSLIKKYKMKKSTYSTYFHKSISKSDTNPINNCENKSTCPDSSSYHNNISCCNAYTNEVSVMKSSISNYDCSKKIHKLHNCTLDLIDAKNTKVNNKKSKMSNIDITSSSKRNYLDQQNFYMNNGRKTCYEYLRSNKNNFAPLTNGHTIIQNVDLQKAESKYNNNGNDCSSIEVSNSGITYNRNVDDYNVRGSMYDKSINMEEILSQQERSIYVVNSVKDELHNSLTNDSCVSKLVEDLDVDKMMPNCSRLDHFGNQSNGFDFNKKEDQDHHLSEVGNEEAPRYDNYNNNISSSSSSSSSSRGIGSGSNGSNDNSNNLHPFENPLHSGNLLYERDYNRCTTNSLDSEYIMTGGRHKDAKDEVKNMTNMNEQNNSSANRSNSDIYYDKCNVGNDIDTSVSNCFFTSEETCFNNSGSSISGINNSNGNNNADIKYADGAVDRDQTYIISSPSFKREALNLLTNEVVKQNYGKGSVNGSGGGNDNGNDNVNYCNYNNTNLLLIDRDVYEKVECSDKTANEGNNTTDNGKLTNEKHFNCGSYHNGIPMYSTNRGFTGLFHRTNVTEDKCNHNKGFLCNDNLNVNNKKSAIKNEETKNEETKNEEAKNEETKNEETKTNVMTYSGVQTNHCTKESSNVYNNRIIDDISFKPNTKGLKSKYQGNSNNKSYDDRKGYNASGNYNASGNYSGSNNKRMDNFFPMNNNINVKDSKKIGKVNKYYWKEEAFSINKYNDKLYYGNKDSNFMNTGYNIYPNHNDYIYNREMLYNHHNGINNHVSNNQFININNSEDNYMNENYELYNNTYNNKHIKNNRVHAYDDDTCNDTKIKNVHTSQYFKKVIYINNTTSDICSNRDNNSNSTTTTTTTANVNVDANVDANVDTNVDANVDAYVDSRINANDSANVNENENYFGNNNDRGNKRSNAFHFNQNDNDYVKKDNNFLVGIRASYTDSTGTNAGISTNEERYSNTYRAPDASEKVSFKSCEMIKSFSRNTGRNDVYYNDDDRNMKNFIEKEVLTGLNSNSESNDNNNDGNGMNDDSSNMNSCGSNRDAIYKYDENETFKTKGSSDEKTIPTTFLSHWTNCASEDTYIKEDYAQKDYRMKSDNPSDNNILFGKLAVTNNTKDFLVNASYKNEGIKYAYDNSITGKEIFQNSSNFALYRNAKNEGYKNKSVLRKSKYIDNNTLSNCSFVRIHNNSVLNNCVEEEYSRVNKPRGVIENNYLQDKHNNKDDFYGGSNTLLNKYSKNRKSTLINNTYLSCQQNKMRKNHFVNYNSLHINNSNFKDEKKYYNKKYFNNYETGKYIKNETGKFNKICRIKNIYSENIDNKYSKNDIKNGCNVNGNLLYQHKSCNDDMLSSKDPINFSSFTSPKKQAISRDNNFFGKDDF; this is translated from the coding sequence ATGTTTATAGATCAAGGAGTTAGTGAAAGTGTTACAGATGTCCATGAGGAAATATTACATGATGTGTGTTTTGATGCAGGTTACATTAGCagtaatgaaaatgaaaaagaaaataaagagaatGTCTATGAAGACAGGAAAAACAGAATGAAACATGATATAGATGTTGAGACCAATGTAAGttacaaaaattacaaaCTGAGTAATGTCCTTTATGAACATCTTAATAAGAAAACGAGGTTTAAAAAAGTTCATGAAGACGGTACACATACTGGTAATAGTGGAATTAATGATGGTAATGGAAGTAATGGAAATACAGGGATAAATGGAAGTAATAGAAGTAATGGTAACACAAGAAGCtatgataataatggaaataaGGGTATCTGCTACTGTGAGAACAGTGGGGGCGATTACTATACCATACAAAAAGATCAGCACGTCAATAATGATTGGAAAGCATTTAATGAAGGAGGAGAAACATACGTGCCACATATGGTTAAGAATAAGATTGGGACTAGGAATAACACAAATGCAGGTAGTAGAAGCTTGTATAATTGTACATACGAGAACAGAGTGAACTATAATTATGATATGGCCATGGTACAGGGCATGTCAACTACTAAGAATCATGTGAAAAGTGATATGACTAGAGGAAGTCGTTATCATCAAGTTaatgaaagaaataatataaataatgaaacaaatatagaaaattataattgtaataatacaaataagaTAACTTGTATGATGCCATACAATATGGGTTCATCCGTTCATCGGGATGACAATTCACATGCATGTTATAAGAAGATGCAACCGCTCAAAGCGCTTCATATTAACACGAGCCATAGGAGTAATGAAGAATATATCAACACTGGAAATAAAAAGGTATATCCATTAATGGgttataaaaataggaaTGTGTTGAGAAGATGTGTGTTGAATAAAGATTCGTATAACACCCTCCGCCATTCTAATGACTCACAAGTTAATGTTATTGTAAATGACAATGTTAATCGCAATGTTAATGATAGTATTAATGTTGATATTAATGTAAACGACAGTGTATCAGAAGGCACCCACCTGAAAATGGAAACACAAAACTTCGATATGAAGCAACGAGTAAATGTGTATTCGGATAGTGTGTGCAAAGCGGATGATGTTGGAAGTGAACAGAACGCTCTGTTAAGTTCCTCTGTTGAATTGGTAAAATATAACTCTAATATAATGaggaataataaacaaaataaagaaattaacACATGCGTATTGAAATATATTCCACCGTTAAAATCAAAGGTAAAAAGTCATTTACTCAACAATTCGGAAGGGAACTCCTCCTATAATGAATATCATAGAAATAATGATGCTGATCataattttatgataaaagataatatttaCAGAGGTACTCACATGAACTATTTGACTAATATAGGCTCAATAGATAAGacaaattttgaaaatacaaACAAAAGGAAGAATTATAAGAAGGTTATTCATAATCACTTATGCAATCAGAATGAGAACGTTTCATCATCTCTCAAAACAAACGTTACTAACAATAGTcctaataattataatgctGATTGTAGTATcgattataataatgattaCAGTACCCATGGTAAACTTTCCTATGGCACTAGGAATGTAAATCACCAGCATCAGAATCATCATAATAATCATAAGCGTGGTGTAAGCATAATGATACAGAGGGGAAAAGACAGTAAATATAGCATTGGTAGGAATAACAACAGGGGAGAGAATGGTAGTACGACTACAATAATGTCGAGGAGTTATAACGTGCATAGCAGTAGAGCTATGGGAGTTATTAGTGACCATGATAAGGAGGACGCTAACCTTACCCCTAATATTAGCTTCAATATTTGTAACCCACTCGAAGGTGTGAATACTCAAATAGATAAACCGAATCAAACAGTCAGTAATGTGGAAattcaagaaaaaaattataacagaAGGACGTTTGTAACCAATGCAAGAATGTATGAAGTTAGCACGAGAAACTATCTCAGACAATATGCAAAGGATATTACTAATTTTTCTCGTCAAATGAGCACCTCTCCATCCAACTTGAACacgtatattaatataaaaaagaaagaacatAAAAAGGTTAGAAGTGACAGCATGACttgtagtagtagtaatgcTAATCCAAAGTTTTACCCATTGAATGAGGTATTTTCATCGAATAATGTTAAAGGAAcaaacaggaaaaaaaaaaacaacaaaaattttaGCCTTAATTTATGTAGTGCTTGTTTAAATATTGATGatgaaatttatataaaacaaataaaagaaattattaacagagaaataattatatcaaaGGAGGATAGTCATATAATACCTAAGTTGAAAGAGtgtatattacataattcatatttattttctaacataaaaaatgttgaTAGTTTTCGTAAAGGTGGATTGACATGGATggtttattataattataaagatATGAACAGTGCaggtataataaaaacagcTAAACAGttgaatataaattatgacaagttagataaagaaaaactgtatacatataataataatattaataatgaaaacgAATTTAGTTATGTAGATTTAATAagacaaaatatttttttcaatgataaatatattattgaacCATGTATTGAAAACACATGGTTGAAGAAGGTATTattaatcataaaaaaagagtcattaaatatagaagaattcttatttaaactgaaatactatttttacaaatCTGTTGTCTTTTTATACAAAGAAGGTATAAAGTCTTATTTAGGTGATGTAGCTAATCAAATGAAAatctatattaattataatttctgGTCAGCATCTGAAattgcttatattttatgtcaACTTACAAATTTGTGTAATATGCAAATTGAGTTAAGGGTTAAGGGAGAAATTGGTTgtgttatttatttgaatGAACAACCAAAGGATTTTCAAGGTTTCGTTGATAGtcataatttaaatgatacCTTCAGCAAAAAAGACTGGATCCTTCTGCATAAGTTTGCAATCAGAATGATGCAATATAAGGATAATGAAGTGGAAGCAGTGGAAGAAACTATAACTGATGAAGCGGTCATTGAGCTTCAAGGAAATAAAACCGATGAAGCAGTCAAAACAGGTCAAACTTCCCAAACAGCAGCGGATAATTCTCAACATtcgaaaaattatgaacaagtcaGTTTTACCTGCACTGCTCAGGAGGAAAGCATATCGGAGCTACCTAAAAAAGGACAGAAACACCATTTGGGAAAATCGGTACAGGAAAATTATCTCTCAAATGATAATTATGAAATGTGCATGTTGACCTATCAATCCTGTTGTTCCTTCCCCAATCAAGTGAACGAAATGCAGCAAGTTAAAAGTAAAGTTATTCCAAAGGATTCTGATCATCTGGAGAACGTATCCTCAAAAATAGTAGAATTTAATATGAACCTCTCAAGCAGTAACCTCCACGAATCTTCTGTAAGTTGCTCTATGTCAACGTCAAATGCAGCCATTGTTACTCCTAATCATAACATTGCTTCTGCTGGGAGTAATAACGGGGGAAACTATAGTGAGTGTATATTTTGCTCTCCTTCGAATAAGAAACTCAAGTCGTATATGTTTAATGGAGGGAGATATGCGTTTGCCGCAAAACTAAAGGAAGAgattaaacattttaaatcgAAAAGACTAGGTGACTTAATACATTTAGTACAGCTAGCTATACATAAAGGTATTTTTGTGTACTCACAGAGAATATTATTACCCGTATCAGCATGTGAAAAGAGTGCTGATGATTTATATccaaaagttaaaaattttaattatgaaatatGTGAAACGTTGGGAGAAGTAATgcaaattatttcattattagtAGATCATAAACCGAATGGATTAGTACTAGCTCAACTAAAACAGCAGTTTATTcttcaatttaaaaaagaactaAATAGCTTACATTTTGGTTTTAAGAAATTACAAAACTTGTTGCTCTCTGAACCATTCAGCGAACAATATAAATTGTATATCCCGAACTGTAATCTACATAGGACTCATAttcaacataaaaaatataaaactcCGGAAAACTGTAAAATTTTTCAGAAAGAAAATGTTAATCTGATGCACCACCTGGAGCTTGTAGATAATCATGAACTTTTCGGATGCTCTTTGTCTGACTCATCCGACGGAGGAGAAGTGGACGGAGAGGCGGATAATAAAGCGGATGTACTTCAATGCGAGACGGCGGAAAATGCgaacaaaggaaaaaagaacgAGGAACAAGTGCAGCAGCATGTATTACCATTTCCAGTAAATAGTGTCCGAAGTAGCTACTACAACATACATAAGAGTAATCCAGTGGaagaaaacaataataatatgtttcCTAACATAGATGTAGCACTAGATGGTCGCTTAACTTGTTTGAGGAAAAGCTGCGATTATAATTATGAGAACATCTTTAATTCtgcaaaaaatgaacaaagtGATACCTCCATTTTTGGCACTTCCGGGTTAAGTAAAGCAGATCACATGAAAGGAGAAGAACATGAACAGGCTAGCACACAAACTGAGGTAATAGCAAAGGAAGATCCCTATGGACAGGATTCCATCATTCGAAAGAAAAGTAAGTTTGAACATGTCTTCAGGGAGTGTATGCAGATGGATGGCATTTTACATAACGGTGCGCCAATTGTAGTAGATGTAGCAGATGCATCCAGTCAATCTAGACCGAACGACGGTGCTTGTGCAGAAGCGAATCTGACGAACAGCATACGAACTAGTTATAGCAATGTCAATGCTCTGGGTGGTCAAGAAGGATCTTCCCAAATTTCAAGAGAAAGTAATTATAACTGTGGTGAGGACAAGTCATCTAGAAATATGTCCAAAATGGAGgcatgtaaaaaattagatgcaggaaaaaagataagtaggaaaatagaaataagctataaaaacataaatagaTTACCGCTTTTTATTCAAGAAACTGTCAAAACGATATTTGAAAGTAATAAGGAGTATGTTTTTGATTTTAACGAGGCGCAAGATTTTGTAAATGTATCAGATGttgaaaagaataaacaaCTTAATTGCAATAACGATGTGTACTTAACAGTACTGTCGAAACGAGTAGAGACAGAGCTAGAGAAAGAACCGCTAGATGTAGATATAGCACAAGAATGTTACCAGGTAGATAGCGAAATAGACATGGAATCGTCCCCATCGAAAAGtgataacttaaaaaaatgctTGAAGAAAAGCAGGATTAGCCTTATTAATTCCCTGTATCACATCGATTTTGATACGAGGAATACAAATACAGAACAATTCcacgaaataaaaaaatttttcaaaaatcaTGATGAAGCGAAGGACGAAGCGAAGAACGAAGCGGTAAGTGATGATACACATTATAATATTTggaattttcattttaaaaagtacgCATTACCTAGATACCGTAAAGATGAGAAGAGTACCTATACCTCATTAAACCACGCAGCCGTCTCACCATTActaaacatatattcattgattaagaaatataagaTGAAGAAGAGTACATATAGTACTTATTTCCACAAAAGCATCAGCAAGTCTGATACAAATCCAATTAATAATTGTGAGAATAAAAGTACCTGTCCAGATAGCTCTTCTTATCATAACAATATATCGTGTTGTAATGCATATACAAATGAAGTAAGCGTTATGAAGTCGTCCATAAGTAATTATGATTGCTCGAAAAAAATCCATAAATTACATAACTGTACACTAGATTTAATAGACGCGAAAAATACAAAagttaacaataaaaaaagtaaaatgagCAATATCGATATAACTAGTTCttcaaaaagaaattatttagatcaacaaaatttttacatgaaTAACGGTAGGAAAACTTGCTATGAGTATTTAAGaagcaataaaaataattttgcgCCCTTAACTAATGGTCATACTATTATTCAAAATGTAGATTTACAAAAGGCTGAAAGTAAGTATAATAACAATGGGAACGATTGTTCATCTATAGAAGTAAGCAATAGTGGTATTACATATAACAGAAATGTTGATGATTATAATGTTCGTGGAAGTATGTACGATAAGTCCATCAATATGGAGGAGATCTTATCACAACAGGAACGAAGTATATATGTTGTTAATTCTGTAAAAGATGAATTGCATAACTCACTTACGAATGACAGTTGCGTTAGTAAGTTAGTGGAAGACTTGGATGTTGATAAGATGATGCCGAACTGTTCACGGTTGGATCATTTTGGAAATCAAAGCAATGGTTTTGATTTTAACAAGAAGGAAGATCAAGATCATCATTTGAGTGAAGTAGGAAATGAAGAAGCACCACGttatgataattataataataatattagtagtagtagtagtagtagtagtagttcTAGGGGTATCGGTAGTGGTAGTAATGGCAGTAAcgataatagtaataatttacATCCATTCGAGAACCCTCTACACAGCGGGAACCTCTTGTATGAACGGGATTACAACAGATGTACTACAAATTCGTTAGATAGTGAGTATATAATGACTGGAGGTAGACACAAGGACGCAAAGGACGaggtaaaaaatatgacaaaTATGAATGAGCAGAATAATAGCAGTGCTAATCGTAGCAAcagtgatatatattatgacaAGTGTAATGTGGGGAATGATATAGACACAAGTGTATCTAACTGCTTCTTTACGAGTGAGGAAACATGTTTCAATAACAGTGGAAGCAGCATTAGCGGCATTAACAACAGTAATGGCAACAACAATGCTGATATTAAATATGCTGATGGAGCTGTTGATAGGGATCAGACCTATATAATTAGCAGTCCATCTTTTAAGAGAGAAGCTTTAAATTTGTTAACGAATGAAGTGGTAAAGCAGAATTACGGGAAAGGAAGTGTTAATGGTAGTGGTGGAGGTAATGATAATGGAAACGACAATGTCAACTACTGCAATTATAACAATACGAACCTTCTGCTGATAGACAGAGATGTATATGAGAAAGTAGAGTGCTCAGATAAAACTGCAAATGAAGGGAACAACACAACTGATAATGGTAAACTTACGAATGAGAAGCACTTTAATTGTGGTAGTTATCATAATGGTATACCGATGTATTCAACAAATAGAGGCTTTACTGGATTGTTTCATAGAACGAACGTAACAGAGGACAAATGCAACCACAACAAGGGGTTCTTGTGTAACGATAACTTAAATgtgaacaataaaaaaagtgcaataaaaaatgaggaaaCGAAAAATGAGGAAACGAAAAATGAGGAAGCGAAAAATGAGGAAACGAAAAATGAGGAAACTAAAACAAATGTTATGACCTATTCAGGTGTTCAGACGAATCATTGTACTAAAGAGAGTTCAAATGTATACAATAACAGGATAATCGATGACATTTCTTTTAAGCCAAATACGAAGGGATTGAAAAGTAAGTACCAGGggaatagtaataataaaagctACGATGATAGAAAGGGGTACAATGCTAGCGGCAATTACAATGCAAGCGGCAATTACAGTGGCAGTAATAACAAGCGGATGGATAACTTCTTCCCCATGAATAACAACATTAATGTAAAAGACAGTAAAAAAATTGGCAAAGTGAACAAGTATTATTGGAAAGAAGAAGCCttttctattaataaatacaatgACAAACTGTATTATGGAAATAAAGATAGTAATTTTATGAACACAGGATACAATATATATCCAAATCataatgattatatatataaccgTGAAATGCTGTATAACCATCATAACGGTATTAACAACCACGTAAGTAATAATCAATTCATCAACATTAACAACAGTGAAGATAATTACATGAACGAGAATTATGAGCTTTATAATAATacgtataataataaacacaTTAAGAACAACAGAGTTCATGCTTATGATGATGATACATGTAATGATACTAAGATAAAAAACGTCCACACATctcaatattttaaaaaagtcatttatataaacaatacTACAAGTGATATATGCAGTAACAGAGACAACAATAGCAACTCAACCACCACAACAACTACGACTGCTAATGTCAATGTTGATGCTAACGTAGATGCTAACGTAGATACTAACGTAGATGCCAACGTAGATGCTTATGTTGATTCCAGGATTAATGCCAACGACAGTGCCAATGTTAATGAGAATGAAAACTACTtcggtaataataatgatcgCGGAAACAAGAGGAGCAACGCATTTCACTTTAACCAAAATGATAACGATTACGTAAAGAAGGACAACAATTTTTTAGTTGGTATAAGGGCGAGTTACACTGACAGTACAGGAACAAATGCAGGTATCAGTACGAATGAGGAAAGGTACAGCAATACATACAGGGCTCCTGATGCTAGTGAAAAGGTAAGCTTTAAAAGTTGTGAAATGATTAAATCGTTCAGCCGTAACACTGGTCGTAATGACGTATATtataatgatgatgataggaatatgaaaaattttattgaaaaagaaGTGCTAACAGGGTTGAACAGCAACAGTGAAAGCAATGACAATAACAATGATGGAAACGGCATGAACGATGATAGCAGTAACATGAACAGCTGTGGAAGCAATAGGGATGCTATTTATAAATACGATGAAAATGAAACCTTTAAAACGAAGGGCAGTTCTGATGAGAAAACAATACCAACAACCTTTTTGTCCCACTGGACCAATTGTGCAAGTGAGGATACATATATTAAGGAAGATTATGCTCAGAAAGATTATAGAATGAAAAGTGACAACCCAAGTGATAATAACATATTGTTTGGAAAATTAGCTGTGacaaataatacaaaagattttttagtaaatgcatcttataaaaatgaggggataaaatatgcatacgATAATAGCATAACAGGAAAGgaaatttttcaaaacagCAGTAATTTCGCCTTATATAGAAATGCTAAAAACGAAGGatacaaaaacaaaagcgtgctaagaaaaagtaaatacaTTGACAATAATACATTGTCAAACTGTTCATTTGTAAGGATACACAACAACAGTGTACTTAATAACTGCGTAGAGGAAGAATACAGCAGAGTTAATAAGCCAAGAGGAGTTAtcgaaaataattatttgcaagataaacataataataaggaTGATTTTTATGGGGGATCAAACACATTACTTAACAAGTatagtaaaaatagaaaaagtaCACTAATTAATAACACATATTTATCCTGtcagcaaaataaaatgagaaaaaatcatttcgtaaattataatagtttacatataaacaattcAAATTtcaaagatgaaaaaaagtattataacaaaaaatattttaataattatgagacagggaaatacataaaaaatgaaacagggaaatttaacaaaatttgtagaattaaaaatatttactcagaaaatattgataataaatatagcaaaaatgatataaaaaatggatgCAATGTGAATGggaatttattatatcaacACAAAAGCTGCAATGATGATATGCTTAGTTCAAAGGACCCTATAAATTTTTCCTCATTCACAAGCCCCAAAAAACAAGCAATTAGTAGagataacaatttttttggaaaagacgatttttaa